In the Enterococcus saigonensis genome, one interval contains:
- a CDS encoding metal-dependent hydrolase — MEITYHGHSVIAIKLEDGTDLLFDPFITGNPKTDLVAAEVKTDYILVTHGHSDHVGDMVAIAKNCNATIIGMVELCNFAEKNGVKNTHGMNIGGKFDFPFGRVKMVHAQHSSGYEVERQMVYLGEAAGFILQAEGKTIYHAGDTSNFGDMALFGEAFSIDVAFLPIGDNFTMGPTEAASAAKRLQAKQVVPIHYNTFPLIEQDPNAFIALLPTGVGKVMAVGERLTL; from the coding sequence ATGGAAATCACTTACCATGGTCATTCCGTAATCGCTATCAAATTAGAAGATGGTACGGATTTATTATTTGATCCATTTATTACGGGTAATCCTAAAACAGATTTAGTAGCAGCCGAGGTAAAAACAGACTATATTTTGGTAACTCATGGACATAGTGACCACGTGGGCGATATGGTTGCAATCGCTAAAAACTGCAATGCTACCATCATTGGCATGGTGGAATTATGTAATTTTGCTGAAAAAAATGGGGTAAAAAATACTCATGGTATGAATATCGGTGGTAAATTTGACTTTCCATTTGGGCGAGTGAAGATGGTTCACGCCCAACATAGCTCAGGTTATGAAGTTGAGCGTCAAATGGTTTATTTGGGTGAAGCGGCTGGCTTTATTCTACAAGCTGAAGGTAAAACGATTTATCATGCTGGGGATACGTCAAATTTTGGCGACATGGCTCTTTTTGGCGAGGCGTTTTCTATCGATGTAGCCTTTTTACCAATTGGTGATAATTTTACCATGGGACCAACAGAGGCAGCTTCTGCGGCTAAGCGATTACAGGCAAAACAAGTGGTACCCATCCATTACAATACTTTTCCGCTAATTGAGCAAGATCCCAACGCTTTTATAGCCCTTTTACCAACTGGTGTTGGAAAAGTAATGGCAGTTGGCGAGCGTCTCACGTTATAA
- a CDS encoding DRTGG domain-containing protein, whose amino-acid sequence MATKHDLILAHIESLPVGDRISVRGIAKALNVSEGTAYRAIKDAENIGLVSTIQRVGTIRIERKLKKNIERLTFGEVVQIIEGDVLGGKAGLDKVLHKFVIGAMKEDAMARYITPGSLMIVGNREGVHRLALKEGAAVLITGGFDTTSEICRLADEVQMPILRTTYDTFTVAAMINRALSDQLIKKDIMLVSDIFTPLEKTSYLDVSATVKDYKRLAESTTHSRFPVVNKNMRLVGIVTPKDILEKQDNQAIERVMTKEISYVKREMSVASVSHQMIWDGLEVMPVVSDDLSLVGLVSRQDVMKAMQLVQRQPQIADTISDQITGDIQLIDQDNEGNKLDKPYYTFTVTPQMVNEVGTISFGVLNEIVANTAKRALLQQQRRNTWIEQVNMHYLRLIQLESKIAIHTRMLELGRRSAKLEIEVYLENTLAALAIVTCQVLERP is encoded by the coding sequence ATGGCGACAAAACATGATTTAATTTTAGCTCATATTGAAAGTTTACCTGTGGGGGATCGAATTTCCGTACGGGGTATTGCCAAAGCGCTAAATGTTAGTGAAGGGACAGCTTATCGCGCGATAAAGGATGCCGAAAATATTGGTTTGGTTTCGACGATTCAACGAGTGGGGACCATTCGGATTGAACGAAAATTAAAGAAAAATATTGAGCGGCTAACTTTTGGTGAAGTGGTCCAAATTATTGAAGGCGACGTTTTAGGTGGTAAAGCCGGATTAGATAAGGTTTTACATAAATTTGTGATTGGTGCTATGAAAGAAGATGCTATGGCCCGGTACATTACACCAGGCTCTTTAATGATTGTTGGTAATCGCGAAGGTGTTCATCGTTTGGCGTTAAAAGAAGGTGCCGCCGTTTTAATTACAGGTGGTTTTGATACTACAAGTGAGATTTGTCGACTAGCCGATGAAGTCCAAATGCCCATTTTACGTACAACTTATGACACGTTTACAGTAGCGGCAATGATTAACCGAGCGTTAAGTGATCAGTTGATTAAAAAAGACATCATGCTTGTAAGTGATATTTTTACGCCATTAGAAAAAACCTCTTACTTGGATGTTTCAGCAACAGTCAAAGACTACAAACGATTGGCTGAAAGTACAACACATTCTCGTTTTCCAGTTGTTAATAAAAATATGCGCCTGGTGGGAATTGTCACGCCCAAAGATATTTTGGAAAAGCAAGATAATCAAGCAATTGAACGCGTAATGACAAAAGAAATTAGCTACGTCAAACGTGAAATGAGTGTGGCTTCAGTCAGTCATCAAATGATTTGGGACGGGTTAGAGGTTATGCCAGTGGTCTCTGATGATTTGAGCTTGGTTGGCTTAGTTTCTCGTCAAGACGTGATGAAGGCGATGCAATTGGTGCAACGTCAACCACAAATTGCCGATACGATTTCCGATCAAATCACAGGTGATATTCAATTAATAGACCAAGATAATGAAGGCAATAAATTGGATAAACCTTACTATACATTTACAGTTACGCCTCAAATGGTTAATGAAGTCGGGACGATTTCTTTTGGTGTTTTAAATGAAATCGTCGCTAATACCGCTAAGCGTGCTTTGCTGCAACAACAGCGGCGCAATACGTGGATTGAACAAGTGAATATGCATTATTTGCGTTTGATACAATTAGAGAGTAAAATAGCCATTCATACTCGCATGTTGGAGTTGGGACGACGAAGTGCGAAGTTGGAAATCGAAGTTTATTTAGAAAATACGTTGGCAGCTTTGGCAATCGTTACTTGCCAAGTTTTAGAGCGGCCATAA